The Armatimonadota bacterium genome contains a region encoding:
- a CDS encoding DUF1460 domain-containing protein codes for MLLIPALAILASASGNFQGTAKWDSIMSQSPKPLSTMSFSERFEYFARSFVGTPYVAFTLEQDPGNEFCYVTLDGLDCVTYMETVFGLARINYRMRRLPMPSDLLGKVQETRYRNGVVNGYLSRHHYTTEWMANNAKNGLVMDLTKSLPGAKPLVQKLDFMSTHYKSYPALAKNPGLLTELRSIESRISKLPKFYVPTADVARAEGKLKSGDIIGMVDTREGLDYAHVGVILVIDGVPHFCHASSGRQKVMIDDRLSKVMASVKNWKGFSVSRPIVAN; via the coding sequence ATGCTACTCATCCCGGCACTTGCGATCTTGGCTTCGGCATCCGGCAATTTTCAAGGCACTGCGAAGTGGGATTCGATCATGAGTCAGTCGCCAAAGCCTCTTTCCACGATGAGTTTTTCGGAGCGATTTGAATACTTCGCACGGTCGTTTGTCGGAACGCCGTATGTCGCTTTCACGCTGGAGCAAGACCCAGGCAATGAGTTTTGTTACGTCACTCTGGACGGATTGGATTGCGTCACTTACATGGAAACCGTCTTTGGATTAGCACGGATCAACTACCGAATGCGCCGGCTTCCAATGCCTTCTGACCTTTTGGGAAAGGTTCAAGAAACGCGTTATCGAAACGGAGTCGTCAACGGCTACCTGAGTCGACACCACTACACCACGGAATGGATGGCGAATAACGCCAAGAACGGATTGGTGATGGACCTGACAAAGAGCCTCCCTGGCGCAAAGCCACTGGTTCAAAAGCTCGACTTCATGAGTACACATTACAAGTCGTACCCAGCTTTAGCAAAGAATCCTGGGCTACTGACAGAACTTCGCTCTATCGAGTCGCGAATATCAAAGCTGCCGAAGTTCTATGTCCCCACAGCGGACGTTGCGAGGGCGGAGGGCAAGCTTAAGTCTGGAGACATCATCGGCATGGTGGACACTCGGGAAGGGCTGGATTACGCTCATGTTGGCGTGATCTTAGTCATCGACGGCGTACCGCACTTTTGCCATGCCAGCAGCGGCCGTCAGAAAGTCATGATCGATGACCGACTCAGCAAGGTGATGGCAAGCGTCAAGAATTGGAAAGGCTTTTCGGTCTCCAGGCCGATCGTCGCTAATTAA
- a CDS encoding class I fructose-bisphosphate aldolase, whose translation MPTSLSEITSILGEHAPLLDHTCATIPTSDLHVPGSDWVDRIFSVSDRNNQTLKSLQALYGNGRLANTGYLSILPVDQGIEHSAGASFAKNPAYFDPENIVKLAIEGGCNAVASTFGVLAAVSRKYAHKIPFVVKINHNELLTYPNRFDQVMYGNIEQAWNMGAVAVGATIYYGSDESTRQIQEVSAAFAHAHELGMATILWCYIRNDAFKSGGVDYHVSADLTGQANHLGVTIEADIIKQKLPENNGGYKALNTGGSSYGKLDERIYSKLSSDNPIDLCRYQVANCYMGRAGLINSGGASGANDMQDAVMTAVINKRAGGMGLISGRKAFQKPMHEGVQLLNAIQDVYLCEGVTLA comes from the coding sequence ATGCCGACTTCATTGTCAGAAATCACTTCGATTTTGGGCGAACACGCGCCGTTGCTAGACCACACCTGCGCGACGATTCCCACAAGCGACCTGCACGTGCCTGGTTCGGACTGGGTTGATCGAATTTTCTCGGTCAGCGATCGAAACAATCAAACACTGAAGAGTTTGCAAGCGCTTTATGGCAATGGCCGATTGGCAAACACTGGATACCTGAGCATTCTGCCGGTTGACCAAGGCATCGAGCACAGCGCGGGAGCGAGCTTCGCGAAAAACCCGGCCTACTTCGATCCAGAGAACATCGTCAAACTCGCCATCGAAGGTGGTTGCAATGCAGTGGCATCGACTTTTGGCGTTCTGGCCGCAGTGAGCCGAAAGTACGCACACAAGATTCCGTTCGTGGTCAAGATCAACCACAACGAATTGCTGACCTATCCAAACCGCTTTGATCAGGTGATGTACGGCAACATCGAGCAAGCCTGGAACATGGGTGCGGTAGCTGTTGGAGCGACGATCTACTACGGCAGCGATGAATCTACCCGTCAAATCCAGGAAGTTTCGGCAGCATTTGCGCACGCTCACGAACTCGGAATGGCGACCATCCTTTGGTGCTACATCCGAAATGATGCGTTCAAGAGCGGCGGAGTGGACTATCACGTTAGCGCGGACCTCACCGGACAAGCAAATCACCTCGGCGTGACCATCGAGGCGGACATTATCAAGCAAAAGTTGCCAGAAAACAACGGCGGATATAAGGCGCTGAACACTGGTGGCAGCAGCTACGGCAAGCTTGATGAGAGGATTTATTCAAAGCTTTCGAGCGACAATCCGATCGACTTGTGCCGATACCAAGTGGCAAACTGCTACATGGGCCGGGCAGGATTGATCAACTCTGGCGGAGCTAGCGGCGCAAACGATATGCAGGATGCCGTCATGACCGCTGTGATCAACAAACGAGCGGGTGGCATGGGATTGATCAGCGGCCGCAAGGCTTTCCAAAAGCCAATGCACGAAGGCGTTCAATTGCTCAACGCGATTCAAGACGTTTATCTGTGCGAGGGCGTGACCCTGGCCTGA
- a CDS encoding tyrosine--tRNA ligase — MDFLKELEWRGLLFDKSAGAEELLAKEVVTAYNGFDPTADSLHVGSLLPLVCLARLQRAGHKPLALVGGATGMIGDPSGKTAERSLLTRDEVAANVAGIRAQMELLLDVGGATGVEIVDNNDWFEGVGYIEFLRDIGKHFTVNQMVAKESVKRRMESEVGISYTEFSYMLLQSYDFLKLFETKGCKLQCGGSDQWGNITAGMDLVHRVAGSSVHGITYPLLMNSSGTKFGKSEQGNVWLDPKRTSPYRFYQFWLNTEDRDVISHLKFFTFLGQEEIAAIAEKTESSPELREAQKVLAQQVTEMVHGKSGFENAVAASRVMFGESLANLSGEVIGQIVDDVPSGELANDQIGQVTILDLLEKSGLVNSRGQGKDLLKSGGIYLNNEPVTDPGLTIQSTLVLPGGYIFLRKGKKNYFVFKLS; from the coding sequence ATGGATTTTTTGAAGGAATTAGAATGGCGCGGATTGTTGTTTGACAAGTCCGCCGGCGCGGAAGAACTTTTGGCGAAGGAGGTCGTGACCGCTTACAACGGATTTGACCCCACCGCCGATTCGCTGCACGTCGGAAGCTTGCTCCCGTTGGTCTGCCTTGCTAGGCTTCAGCGCGCTGGTCATAAACCGCTTGCGCTGGTCGGTGGCGCGACCGGAATGATCGGAGATCCGAGTGGGAAAACCGCCGAGCGCAGTTTGCTGACGCGGGACGAAGTGGCCGCCAACGTGGCTGGAATCCGCGCTCAGATGGAATTGCTGCTGGATGTCGGCGGCGCCACAGGCGTGGAGATTGTGGACAACAACGACTGGTTCGAGGGCGTGGGTTACATCGAGTTCTTGCGCGATATCGGCAAGCACTTCACGGTGAACCAGATGGTTGCCAAGGAATCGGTTAAGCGGCGAATGGAGTCGGAAGTAGGAATCAGCTACACCGAGTTCAGCTACATGCTGCTTCAAAGTTATGACTTCTTGAAGCTGTTTGAAACCAAAGGCTGCAAGCTGCAGTGCGGTGGTAGCGACCAGTGGGGCAACATCACAGCAGGCATGGATTTGGTCCACCGAGTGGCAGGATCATCGGTGCACGGTATCACCTATCCATTGCTGATGAACTCTTCCGGTACTAAGTTTGGAAAGTCCGAGCAAGGCAACGTCTGGCTTGATCCGAAGCGAACAAGCCCTTACCGGTTCTATCAGTTCTGGCTGAACACCGAAGACAGAGATGTGATTTCTCATCTCAAATTCTTTACGTTCTTGGGGCAAGAAGAGATCGCTGCTATCGCTGAAAAGACAGAATCGAGTCCAGAACTTCGCGAAGCTCAGAAGGTGCTTGCGCAGCAAGTGACCGAGATGGTGCATGGCAAGTCTGGGTTCGAGAACGCGGTGGCTGCAAGCAGGGTGATGTTCGGCGAATCCCTCGCGAACTTGTCGGGTGAAGTGATCGGCCAGATTGTGGACGACGTCCCTAGCGGTGAACTTGCGAATGACCAGATCGGGCAAGTGACGATCCTCGACTTGCTCGAGAAGTCAGGGCTGGTGAATTCGCGGGGGCAGGGGAAGGACTTGCTGAAATCCGGCGGAATCTACTTAAATAACGAACCCGTCACCGATCCTGGATTGACAATCCAATCAACGTTGGTCTTGCCTGGCGGCTACATCTTCTTGCGAAAAGGCAAGAAGAACTACTTCGTGTTCAAACTCAGTTAG
- a CDS encoding ABC transporter ATP-binding protein: protein MSDPKPVIDVRHLCKDYGRGDTVVHALRDVSVTIYAGDFVAIMGPSGSGKTTFMNSIGCLDKPTSGEYFLDGQEVARLHENSLAEIRNKYIGFVFQQFNLLPRQSALRNVELPLQYAGIKNRKELAAEALTKVGLGQRMDHRPNELSGGQQQRVAIARAIVNNPVIILADEPTGNLDSRTTEEILALFQELNREGRTVILVTHEEEVASHCKRVIRFRDGRVVVDEKVENPIDALEHLKSLPDPDAVIA, encoded by the coding sequence GTGAGCGATCCCAAGCCAGTTATTGATGTCCGACACCTTTGCAAAGATTACGGCAGGGGCGATACCGTCGTGCATGCTTTGCGAGATGTGAGCGTCACGATTTACGCGGGTGATTTTGTGGCTATCATGGGGCCATCGGGTAGTGGCAAAACGACCTTCATGAACTCGATCGGATGCTTGGACAAGCCGACTTCTGGTGAATACTTCTTGGATGGTCAAGAAGTCGCTCGGCTTCATGAGAATTCTCTAGCCGAAATCCGCAACAAGTACATCGGCTTTGTTTTTCAACAATTCAACCTTCTTCCCCGGCAGAGCGCTCTCCGAAACGTGGAGCTCCCGTTGCAATATGCGGGGATCAAAAACAGGAAGGAGCTCGCCGCGGAAGCGCTCACCAAAGTTGGCCTTGGCCAACGTATGGATCACCGTCCAAACGAGCTTTCGGGCGGTCAGCAACAACGTGTAGCAATCGCGCGCGCTATCGTGAATAATCCTGTGATCATCCTCGCCGACGAACCGACAGGAAACCTCGATTCGCGAACCACTGAGGAGATTCTCGCACTGTTCCAAGAACTCAATCGAGAAGGCCGAACGGTCATCCTAGTCACACACGAAGAGGAAGTCGCGAGCCACTGCAAGCGTGTGATCCGGTTCCGAGACGGTCGAGTCGTCGTCGATGAAAAGGTCGAGAATCCGATTGACGCGCTAGAGCACCTCAAATCGCTTCCCGACCCAGACGCAGTTATTGCCTAA
- a CDS encoding ABC transporter permease: MKFTDSFESAISALAANKLRTALTMLGVVIGVGSVISMIGIGEGTKRKSLQNLEVMGANMITVMPDWRRGGQSQGAGTGFLKEEDIASIKREVPTVMLISGAMRSNDTVKVGSNSTRTTILGVEPQMAQIRNATKMHSGAWFTVADNQLMERKAVLGYQVYDQLFGGENAIGATIKIKGQNYEVVGVITYKGGSGMMNPDDQIYIPLLTAKERLMGKTTFDMISMQAISSDVMIVTQQMVEDTLYKSRKTASGDALFRVFNQGEQIEMVQEQSRLLGYLLAGIASVSLLVGGIGIMNIMLVSVTERTREIGLRKALGATKQVVLTQFLLESVVLCVLGGAIGIILGIIATNQVSKALQVPPIVNLGAIVLAFGFSAFVGLFFGIFPAMRASNLQPIEALRSD, from the coding sequence ATGAAATTCACTGACTCGTTTGAATCCGCGATCTCGGCGCTTGCTGCAAACAAGCTTCGAACGGCCCTCACCATGCTTGGCGTGGTGATCGGAGTAGGTTCAGTGATTTCGATGATCGGTATCGGCGAGGGCACCAAGCGCAAGTCTCTCCAGAACCTGGAAGTGATGGGCGCAAACATGATCACGGTGATGCCGGACTGGCGGCGTGGCGGCCAAAGTCAAGGTGCCGGAACAGGATTTCTGAAAGAAGAAGACATCGCGTCCATTAAGCGCGAAGTGCCAACGGTGATGTTGATCAGTGGCGCCATGCGATCCAACGATACCGTCAAAGTCGGTTCGAACTCCACCCGGACGACCATTCTCGGGGTTGAACCGCAAATGGCGCAGATTCGTAACGCCACCAAGATGCACAGCGGTGCGTGGTTTACTGTCGCCGACAACCAGCTGATGGAACGAAAGGCCGTCCTTGGCTACCAAGTTTATGATCAGCTTTTTGGCGGAGAAAACGCGATCGGCGCGACCATTAAAATCAAAGGCCAAAACTACGAAGTCGTCGGAGTGATCACGTACAAGGGTGGTTCTGGGATGATGAATCCGGACGATCAAATTTACATTCCTCTGCTCACCGCGAAAGAGCGGCTGATGGGAAAAACCACGTTTGACATGATCTCCATGCAAGCGATCAGCAGCGATGTGATGATCGTAACCCAGCAGATGGTCGAAGATACGCTTTACAAGTCTCGCAAGACTGCATCTGGTGACGCACTCTTCCGGGTGTTCAATCAAGGCGAGCAGATCGAAATGGTGCAAGAGCAATCCCGGCTATTAGGTTATCTTCTTGCGGGAATCGCGTCCGTTTCGCTGCTTGTTGGCGGCATCGGGATTATGAACATCATGCTCGTTTCTGTGACCGAAAGAACCCGCGAAATCGGACTTCGAAAGGCTCTCGGAGCAACCAAGCAAGTTGTTCTCACCCAGTTCTTGCTCGAAAGCGTGGTCCTGTGCGTTCTCGGCGGAGCGATTGGAATCATCCTGGGGATCATCGCCACCAACCAGGTAAGTAAGGCGCTGCAAGTTCCGCCAATTGTGAACCTGGGCGCGATCGTGCTGGCCTTCGGATTTTCAGCCTTTGTCGGGCTGTTCTTCGGGATCTTCCCTGCCATGCGGGCCAGCAACCTCCAGCCCATCGAAGCCCTTCGTTCGGACTAA
- a CDS encoding insulinase family protein, with protein sequence MSIHKFVLPNGIRVLVEPNDTVRSATIGIACRAGSSHETETEGGITHFIEHMLFKGTPTRNAKQIAEAIEERGGMLNASTDKEQTMYYCRVLNDDALLGVDVLTDMVCNSLIDSEEMEREQGVVLEEIKRMEDDPEGYVHDVHLETRWGHHPLGRPIIGTSESVSSFSRQNLKDYIARRYRGENLILAVAGNVDPEQIHRAAQERLGGLPSGGDSPKLTRPESVVKRQELRKEVEQVHFVLGGDSASIYDESRVYAISVLDSILGGGMSSRLFQEIRERRGLAYSVGSYNSSYTAGGTFNIYGGTGLATWPQVQELITAETSKLIHDGFLEGELEKAKRQISGAIVLRMEGLPSRMARMTKNELFFGRDIPIDETLAKIQAVTETQVRDEAAQIFAADRVGLTAFGPF encoded by the coding sequence GTGAGTATCCACAAGTTCGTTCTCCCTAATGGGATTCGTGTGCTGGTTGAGCCCAATGACACGGTGCGAAGCGCCACGATTGGCATCGCGTGTCGCGCCGGAAGCAGCCACGAAACCGAGACCGAAGGTGGGATCACGCACTTCATCGAGCACATGCTCTTCAAGGGCACTCCAACGCGGAACGCGAAGCAGATCGCCGAGGCTATCGAAGAACGCGGCGGAATGCTTAACGCTTCTACCGACAAGGAGCAGACGATGTACTACTGCCGAGTTCTGAACGATGACGCACTTCTCGGCGTGGACGTTCTCACGGATATGGTTTGCAACTCGCTCATCGACTCCGAAGAAATGGAGCGAGAACAAGGTGTCGTTCTAGAGGAAATCAAGCGAATGGAGGACGATCCAGAGGGCTATGTCCACGACGTCCATCTTGAAACTCGGTGGGGACATCACCCTTTGGGCCGCCCAATTATTGGCACATCGGAGTCTGTCAGTTCGTTTTCTCGGCAAAACCTGAAGGACTACATCGCGCGCCGATACCGAGGCGAGAACCTCATCTTGGCGGTTGCGGGCAATGTCGATCCAGAACAGATTCATCGCGCCGCTCAAGAACGCCTTGGCGGGCTTCCCTCTGGTGGCGATTCGCCAAAATTGACCCGCCCCGAGTCGGTTGTGAAGCGACAAGAATTGCGAAAGGAAGTGGAGCAAGTTCACTTTGTCTTGGGCGGAGACTCAGCTTCGATTTACGATGAATCGAGGGTTTACGCCATCAGCGTGCTCGATTCGATTCTGGGTGGCGGAATGAGTAGCCGGCTGTTCCAAGAGATTCGCGAGCGGCGCGGACTGGCTTACAGCGTCGGGAGTTACAATTCGAGCTACACCGCTGGCGGCACGTTCAACATCTACGGTGGAACCGGGCTTGCGACATGGCCACAGGTTCAAGAATTGATCACTGCCGAGACTAGCAAGTTGATCCACGATGGATTCCTGGAAGGCGAACTGGAAAAAGCTAAGCGGCAGATCAGCGGGGCCATAGTCTTGCGAATGGAAGGCCTACCGTCTCGTATGGCACGGATGACGAAGAACGAACTGTTCTTTGGGCGTGATATCCCGATTGACGAAACACTAGCCAAGATCCAAGCGGTCACTGAAACCCAAGTGCGAGACGAAGCAGCGCAGATTTTCGCGGCTGATCGCGTGGGATTGACGGCCTTCGGCCCATTCTGA
- a CDS encoding GAF domain-containing protein: protein MSLNDLILLQSRADSEGELLGEAANWLRNQAGCDSVDILLLADTQTITLKASTATPEQVELIQFSPQIGLTGHVLRSGKVECRHFGEAHPEEIRYPGFEVDTFGTAVFSPLRADGQAIGVAVMRWIDRTESVDLDQVSACTNDLALIIAGWKRAYMLGMNYDRLDAVSQVTETITSSPYLEEILQLLVNVTAEQFNYKVCTVRLLDEELDELVLRATQAKSTEYQRKRSIRVGESIAGKAVVEKHTIVVADVQTEEDYIGHDLAAEQGLRSMICVPLSVQDKAIGVLTCYTDAPHVFEEGEITSLETIAMQAAFAIERAKLQVRHTLMQEMHHRVKNNLQQVVSLLRLQLRHKHYPTIEDAISDSVNRILAIAAVHDLLSRDDLDRVGLLTIAKNLVGHLQQSMIGPENLVDFEVRGEDVRLTMTQATQIALVLNELLQNALEHGANGQEMKIHVTFESSGDTVTLWVANSGNSLPEGFDIQTHAHLGLQIVTNLARGLGGMFTLKDSHGWAVAEVRFTRQTND from the coding sequence ATGTCACTCAATGATCTGATTTTGCTGCAGAGCCGCGCCGATTCCGAAGGGGAATTGCTGGGCGAAGCGGCGAATTGGTTGCGAAATCAGGCCGGTTGTGATTCGGTGGACATTCTGTTGCTCGCCGACACCCAGACTATCACTTTGAAGGCTAGCACGGCGACACCTGAGCAAGTCGAGCTAATCCAGTTCAGCCCCCAAATCGGCCTCACTGGACATGTGCTTCGTTCCGGCAAGGTCGAGTGTCGACATTTTGGAGAGGCACATCCAGAGGAGATTCGATACCCCGGGTTTGAAGTGGATACCTTCGGAACTGCGGTGTTTTCGCCTTTGAGGGCCGACGGGCAGGCGATCGGCGTCGCTGTAATGCGCTGGATCGACAGGACCGAATCCGTCGATCTTGATCAGGTTAGCGCATGCACGAATGACCTAGCGCTGATTATTGCGGGATGGAAGCGAGCCTATATGCTCGGCATGAATTACGATCGCCTGGACGCGGTCAGCCAGGTCACAGAGACAATCACCTCTAGCCCGTACCTTGAAGAGATTTTGCAGCTTCTAGTGAACGTTACGGCGGAGCAATTCAATTACAAAGTTTGCACGGTGCGGCTGCTGGATGAAGAGCTTGATGAACTCGTCTTACGGGCCACTCAGGCCAAGTCCACCGAATATCAGCGCAAAAGGAGCATCCGTGTCGGAGAATCTATCGCCGGGAAAGCGGTGGTGGAAAAGCACACGATTGTGGTCGCGGACGTTCAAACCGAGGAAGACTACATCGGTCATGATCTGGCAGCGGAACAGGGTCTTCGTTCCATGATCTGCGTACCGCTGTCGGTGCAAGACAAGGCGATTGGCGTTCTGACTTGCTACACCGACGCACCCCACGTCTTTGAAGAGGGCGAGATCACCTCACTAGAAACAATCGCGATGCAAGCGGCATTTGCCATCGAGCGGGCAAAGCTCCAGGTTCGCCACACCTTGATGCAAGAAATGCACCATCGGGTGAAGAACAACTTGCAGCAAGTCGTTTCGCTGTTGCGCTTGCAGCTTCGCCACAAGCATTACCCGACGATTGAAGACGCGATCAGTGATTCGGTGAACCGGATTCTTGCGATTGCCGCGGTGCATGACCTTCTCAGCCGAGACGACCTCGACCGGGTGGGTCTGCTCACGATTGCCAAGAACCTGGTGGGGCACCTTCAGCAGAGTATGATCGGCCCTGAAAACTTGGTCGATTTCGAAGTCCGTGGTGAAGACGTTCGGCTGACGATGACTCAGGCCACTCAGATCGCTTTAGTGTTGAACGAGCTTTTGCAAAACGCCCTGGAACACGGCGCGAATGGCCAAGAAATGAAGATCCACGTCACCTTTGAATCGAGCGGTGACACGGTGACACTGTGGGTTGCAAATAGCGGCAATTCGCTTCCCGAGGGGTTTGATATTCAGACCCATGCGCACCTTGGTTTGCAGATTGTCACCAACCTTGCGCGCGGTCTAGGTGGAATGTTCACCCTCAAAGACAGCCATGGTTGGGCGGTCGCTGAAGTCCGGTTCACCCGACAAACCAATGATTAA
- a CDS encoding SLBB domain-containing protein — translation MRFLLVLCVAIAGITLALAQNKVIRPNDKVRVTCEEEPSLNRDYLVTADGLLVMSFIGVVKVSGLTEKEAATKIEDELVRQRILRKATVNVTLLTSEFLPVRFSGAVKNPGELIWVENMRLSDVAERAQPLGTADLEKVRIESRTGTISIVNFKRYEGRDMTFNPKIEAGDFVFFPLLTRSTEIFVLGAVRKPGAYELKPGMTVGKAVLAAGGLLATANPARVRFEREGTGKFINLLSAKDNDIELKAGDRIVAELVSKQNVVVVLGGVRTPGSLGFYDGLTLGKAIQACGGLLDGVKPGKVKVTRRDGNKTKTVTVEYNKIVEGFVADYKLQIGDTIEVAMPRGSRRNDTLLPALGILFFLLFG, via the coding sequence ATGCGTTTTTTGTTGGTACTTTGCGTGGCGATTGCTGGAATCACTCTTGCTCTCGCGCAAAATAAGGTCATCCGCCCGAACGATAAAGTACGGGTGACCTGCGAAGAAGAACCTTCGCTGAACCGCGATTATCTCGTTACCGCAGACGGCTTGTTGGTCATGAGCTTCATCGGAGTGGTCAAGGTCTCAGGTTTGACTGAAAAGGAGGCCGCGACGAAGATCGAAGACGAATTGGTTCGGCAGCGCATTCTCCGCAAAGCCACTGTCAACGTGACCTTGCTGACCTCTGAATTTCTTCCCGTTCGATTTTCTGGCGCCGTCAAGAACCCCGGAGAACTAATCTGGGTCGAAAACATGAGGCTCTCAGACGTGGCCGAGCGAGCACAACCGCTCGGGACAGCCGACCTTGAAAAGGTCCGGATCGAATCAAGGACCGGGACAATCTCGATCGTTAACTTCAAGCGATATGAAGGTCGGGACATGACTTTCAATCCAAAGATCGAGGCTGGTGACTTCGTCTTCTTTCCACTCCTCACGCGATCGACTGAGATTTTCGTGCTGGGAGCTGTGCGCAAGCCAGGAGCATACGAACTCAAGCCTGGAATGACCGTTGGCAAGGCAGTCTTGGCTGCGGGAGGATTGTTGGCGACCGCAAATCCTGCCCGAGTCCGATTTGAACGCGAAGGCACAGGCAAGTTCATTAATCTGCTTTCCGCAAAGGACAATGACATCGAACTGAAGGCAGGGGACCGAATCGTGGCCGAACTCGTCAGCAAGCAGAATGTGGTCGTCGTCCTGGGTGGAGTTCGAACGCCAGGCAGCTTAGGATTCTACGACGGGCTCACTCTTGGAAAGGCGATCCAGGCTTGTGGTGGATTGCTTGATGGCGTGAAGCCCGGAAAGGTCAAGGTCACTCGGCGCGACGGTAACAAAACCAAAACGGTTACAGTTGAGTACAACAAGATCGTCGAAGGCTTTGTGGCGGATTACAAATTGCAGATTGGAGACACGATCGAGGTTGCGATGCCGCGCGGATCTCGCCGAAATGATACGTTACTTCCGGCTCTCGGGATTCTGTTCTTCTTGCTCTTCGGATGA
- a CDS encoding YHS domain-containing protein: protein MILTTLFSSLLMSAASNPVCAIMGSPVPADAKFHDYNGARFSFCCAGCDTKFAKDPIAALKNAETKKWVIGTSLFNPVSGMRLDTKAVKATSDYKGIRYVFATTAEKATFDKAPAKYAAMPTKDSLTCPVSKEKIGGYAGAFKFVDYKGTRYYICCGGCAPKFEANPAKFVGGIASTVGKPKVSDPAPGECKDEETH from the coding sequence ATGATTTTGACAACACTCTTTTCAAGTCTCTTGATGTCTGCGGCATCCAACCCTGTTTGCGCGATCATGGGCTCGCCAGTTCCAGCCGACGCAAAGTTCCACGACTACAACGGCGCGCGATTCTCGTTCTGCTGCGCTGGTTGCGACACCAAGTTTGCAAAGGACCCAATCGCTGCTCTCAAGAACGCCGAGACCAAGAAGTGGGTCATCGGTACCTCGCTATTCAATCCGGTCAGCGGAATGCGATTGGATACCAAGGCTGTCAAGGCCACCAGCGACTACAAGGGAATTCGCTACGTTTTTGCCACCACGGCAGAAAAGGCAACCTTTGATAAGGCTCCTGCAAAGTACGCCGCGATGCCAACCAAGGACAGCTTGACCTGCCCGGTGAGCAAAGAGAAGATCGGCGGTTATGCTGGTGCGTTCAAGTTCGTCGACTACAAGGGCACCCGATATTACATCTGCTGCGGCGGTTGCGCTCCGAAGTTTGAAGCCAATCCGGCCAAGTTTGTTGGTGGAATCGCTTCCACTGTTGGAAAGCCAAAGGTAAGCGACCCAGCACCAGGCGAGTGCAAAGACGAAGAAACGCACTAA